A stretch of the Thermofilum adornatum genome encodes the following:
- a CDS encoding amidohydrolase family protein, with amino-acid sequence MGLLVVRDAEAVLTMDSAGTVLRRQSILIQDNRIVAVGDYGSLVSGFGSPDEVVDGRGKLVLPGFYDMHTHVAMAGFRGLASDVGDVIYRVFWPLERSLDGDTVYRFALLGGLEAVKSGVVLVADHYFFMDHVARALSEVGVRGLLGHTYMDRDGPFTGERELRAGLEFVDRWSGHELVVPVLAPHAPDTVTRENLRYLGELARERNLFLHMHLAQTLREFRVVREETGYTPVRYVERLGLLGRRTIVAHANYVDENEKALLAHSGSLVVQCPSTYMLSGTPFHAYDYWQLGGNVAVGTDAPCYNDNSDFFEEMRLLVYGQRVKFERSSVWRAYDLLEMVTRQSARFVGLDGGYIGRGALADLVLVDLSSVRLRPFLNPYANLVYAASSGDVDTVIVNGRVVVRGKRHLFLDEERVVNQAEAASRILLRRALDEDPELERIIGVDKVI; translated from the coding sequence ATGGGCCTGCTTGTTGTCCGTGATGCTGAGGCTGTTTTGACGATGGATAGTGCTGGGACTGTTTTGAGGAGGCAGTCGATACTGATACAGGATAATAGGATTGTGGCTGTGGGTGATTATGGGTCTCTTGTGTCCGGGTTTGGTAGCCCGGACGAGGTTGTTGATGGTCGTGGTAAGCTGGTTTTGCCTGGTTTCTATGATATGCATACGCATGTTGCGATGGCTGGGTTTAGGGGGCTTGCTAGCGATGTGGGGGACGTGATTTATCGTGTTTTTTGGCCTCTTGAGCGTAGCCTGGACGGGGACACGGTTTACAGGTTTGCTCTTTTGGGTGGCCTCGAGGCAGTTAAGAGTGGTGTTGTGCTTGTTGCTGACCACTATTTCTTTATGGACCATGTTGCCAGGGCCCTGAGCGAGGTTGGGGTTAGGGGGCTGCTTGGGCACACGTATATGGATCGTGACGGCCCGTTTACTGGGGAGAGGGAGCTTAGGGCTGGATTGGAGTTTGTTGATAGGTGGTCTGGGCACGAGCTTGTTGTTCCAGTTTTGGCTCCACATGCGCCCGACACTGTTACGCGGGAGAATTTGAGGTATCTGGGCGAGCTGGCCCGTGAGAGGAATCTTTTCCTGCACATGCACCTGGCGCAGACTCTTAGGGAGTTTAGGGTTGTGAGGGAGGAGACCGGGTATACGCCTGTGAGGTATGTTGAGAGGCTTGGGCTTCTCGGCAGGAGGACTATTGTTGCGCATGCCAACTATGTTGACGAGAACGAGAAGGCTTTGCTGGCTCATAGTGGTAGCCTGGTTGTCCAGTGCCCTTCGACGTACATGTTGTCTGGGACGCCTTTCCATGCTTATGACTATTGGCAGCTTGGGGGTAACGTTGCTGTTGGGACGGATGCACCGTGCTACAACGATAACTCGGACTTTTTCGAGGAGATGAGGCTACTCGTTTATGGCCAGCGGGTGAAGTTTGAGAGGAGCAGTGTGTGGAGGGCCTACGACTTGCTCGAGATGGTTACTAGGCAGAGTGCGAGGTTTGTTGGGCTGGATGGGGGCTACATTGGGAGGGGGGCGCTGGCCGACCTGGTGCTTGTCGACTTGTCGAGTGTGAGGCTTAGACCTTTCCTGAACCCGTATGCGAACCTGGTGTATGCGGCTAGTAGTGGAGACGTTGATACGGTAATTGTTAATGGTAGGGTTGTGGTGAGGGGGAAGAGGCACCTCTTCCTGGACGAGGAGCGAGTTGTTAACCAGGCGGAGGCGGCTTCTAGGATTCTCTTGCGTAGGGCCCTCGACGAGGACCCGGAGCTGGAGAGGATAATTGGCGTGGATAAAGTAATATAG
- a CDS encoding ECF transporter S component: MSKESKSSLVIAVSAVFAALTTVLTYLPGLALPSPTGGYTNVGDTIIFIAGLLFGSKVGLIVGLVGPVIADFLVGYPRWYVTLVAHGLEGFIVGMGARKSFKVQLMMMVIGGLVMSFTYFVVNVYVKGLAPAVASLIRDVFGQTLVSIILASLLLKPLEKLAVIKRVQEVILG, encoded by the coding sequence GTGAGTAAGGAGAGCAAGAGCAGTTTAGTTATAGCTGTTTCCGCGGTCTTCGCGGCTTTAACAACAGTCCTGACATATTTGCCTGGACTCGCCTTGCCCTCGCCAACGGGAGGATACACCAATGTAGGTGACACCATTATCTTTATTGCAGGCCTGCTTTTCGGCTCCAAAGTTGGCCTTATAGTTGGCCTAGTGGGTCCAGTGATTGCCGACTTTTTGGTGGGTTATCCTAGGTGGTATGTGACACTTGTCGCCCACGGCCTGGAGGGGTTTATCGTGGGGATGGGTGCTAGGAAAAGCTTCAAGGTGCAACTGATGATGATGGTGATTGGAGGCCTAGTGATGAGTTTTACGTATTTCGTTGTAAATGTGTATGTTAAAGGGCTTGCCCCTGCTGTTGCCTCGCTTATCAGGGACGTGTTTGGACAGACCCTTGTATCAATAATTCTTGCCTCGCTGTTGCTAAAGCCTCTTGAGAAATTAGCTGTGATCAAGAGAGTTCAGGAAGTCATCCTGGGATAA
- a CDS encoding energy-coupling factor transporter transmembrane component T family protein, which yields MKSLLQQLNPLVKLSLFLIGIFQVALTGNPTIAFFHITMACIFLAYEKPRITKPIFLGIISTLIGYTWVNFALYIYNYSLTITKALSMSLALTARILVIIEYSILFVSSTTPKSLATSLALQLKVPYIYAYMSFITLRLAPLIQRDLENMISFRKIKGYFSWRKPHRYIISYVFPLLFLTVKRSLAIAISMQARGFGKYPDRTYLEETKISRKDLYFSIFYIIFLVSTHYLSTLF from the coding sequence ATGAAAAGCCTTCTCCAACAACTTAACCCGCTCGTCAAGCTCTCCCTATTCCTCATAGGAATCTTTCAAGTAGCCCTAACGGGCAACCCAACTATCGCGTTTTTCCACATAACAATGGCATGCATTTTTCTCGCATATGAGAAGCCAAGAATAACAAAGCCAATATTCCTAGGCATAATTTCTACACTCATAGGTTATACATGGGTAAACTTTGCCCTATACATCTACAACTATTCCCTCACGATTACCAAGGCCCTATCAATGTCCCTAGCCCTAACAGCCAGAATACTAGTCATAATCGAATACTCAATACTCTTCGTATCATCCACAACGCCAAAGTCGCTCGCCACCTCCCTAGCACTACAGCTCAAAGTACCATACATATACGCTTACATGTCCTTCATAACCCTACGCCTTGCACCACTGATACAGAGAGACCTGGAAAACATGATATCCTTCAGAAAAATCAAGGGATACTTCTCATGGAGAAAACCACACCGATACATAATATCCTACGTGTTCCCGCTCCTATTCCTAACAGTCAAAAGATCACTAGCGATTGCAATCTCGATGCAGGCAAGAGGCTTCGGTAAATACCCTGACAGAACATACCTGGAAGAAACCAAAATTTCGAGAAAAGACCTATACTTCTCTATCTTTTACATCATTTTCCTAGTATCTACCCATTACCTCTCGACATTATTCTAG
- a CDS encoding thiamine-phosphate synthase family protein, whose protein sequence is MFPETVASNVFIPYLRKLLILELRRLGMSQTDIARLTGVTQAAVSKVLNKEYFHSEKVSGLDLAEQELKAVSKRIAKLLYNGNLNEAGYLANRYWWLVAASGDACKAHERYGWRKSECFICTKVVYPELDVSRGLVMADLERALLVLSSSEYFGFLIPEVMSNIAVAIPGAKSIYDVAAVPGRISRSKTNEVLYRRPEFGASRHLGGILLSINGKFRAVMNIRYDEVIRESLISMGISFKEFSSEDYPSANPAASAAADLLEKCPDCRALVDVGGTNIESVVYLFGNRAIEVANLAVSLGDLYYAVSVKYGKSLGNL, encoded by the coding sequence ATGTTTCCTGAGACAGTTGCATCTAATGTGTTTATTCCTTATCTCAGGAAACTACTGATTCTCGAGCTTCGAAGGCTTGGCATGTCTCAGACAGATATTGCTCGTCTCACTGGTGTTACTCAGGCGGCTGTCAGCAAGGTTCTTAATAAGGAGTATTTTCACAGTGAGAAGGTTTCTGGTCTGGATTTGGCTGAGCAGGAGCTGAAGGCTGTCTCGAAGAGGATAGCGAAACTGCTGTATAATGGCAACTTGAATGAGGCTGGATATCTGGCCAATAGGTATTGGTGGCTTGTGGCTGCGAGTGGAGACGCGTGTAAGGCCCATGAAAGGTATGGGTGGCGTAAGAGCGAGTGCTTTATTTGTACCAAGGTTGTTTACCCAGAACTCGATGTCAGCCGTGGTCTGGTGATGGCCGACCTAGAGAGAGCCCTATTAGTTTTGTCTTCGTCCGAGTATTTTGGTTTCTTGATACCGGAGGTTATGAGCAATATTGCTGTTGCTATTCCTGGCGCCAAGAGCATATATGACGTGGCCGCAGTTCCGGGAAGGATTTCACGTTCAAAGACGAATGAAGTTTTGTATAGGAGGCCAGAGTTTGGCGCTAGCAGGCATCTGGGCGGAATCCTATTGTCTATCAACGGGAAATTTAGAGCTGTAATGAATATCAGATATGATGAGGTCATCCGCGAGTCACTCATAAGTATGGGTATTTCATTCAAGGAGTTTAGTAGTGAGGATTATCCTTCAGCAAATCCAGCTGCCTCTGCGGCTGCCGACTTGCTCGAGAAGTGTCCTGACTGCCGGGCACTGGTCGATGTTGGTGGGACGAATATTGAAAGTGTTGTCTATCTTTTTGGTAACCGGGCGATAGAGGTAGCGAATTTGGCTGTGTCTCTTGGTGACCTTTACTATGCGGTTTCAGTTAAATATGGGAAAAGTCTAGGGAATCTATGA
- a CDS encoding type II restriction endonuclease, protein MKLVRYQLLGFNTEEEYLKHFLDTLLETNWTYEYFVDWDKVRSNVKSYVKEICLLNALTKIEKEKRESELKDIFLRYPETIKVIPLLIAVRENSIPILEISEKAIYKVFDFKERKLSPKEAEELVHFCRNIGILDLFAEISDLYAYLLGVEVGLDTNARKNRSGKIFENLVELLLNRKLAGIKDLRIKKNDKSVKISRSKNADFVIYYKGEPKVIIECSFYSETGSKPIETANSYIDLQKKIQQKNIYFIWITDGRAWKSMENTINQVAKEIDFLLNYNIASEKIDKLIEHILSDKNNSRQP, encoded by the coding sequence GTGAAACTGGTAAGATACCAGCTCCTAGGCTTCAATACAGAGGAAGAGTATCTAAAGCATTTCCTAGACACACTCCTCGAGACAAACTGGACATACGAATACTTCGTGGACTGGGACAAGGTCAGAAGCAACGTAAAGAGCTATGTCAAGGAAATCTGCCTCCTAAACGCCTTGACAAAGATAGAAAAAGAGAAAAGAGAAAGCGAGCTCAAAGATATATTCCTAAGATACCCCGAAACAATCAAGGTCATACCCCTACTTATCGCTGTCCGAGAAAACAGCATACCCATCCTAGAGATAAGCGAAAAAGCCATCTACAAAGTATTTGACTTTAAAGAACGCAAGCTAAGCCCCAAAGAAGCCGAGGAGCTCGTCCACTTCTGCAGGAACATAGGCATCTTAGACCTTTTCGCGGAAATAAGTGACCTATACGCCTACCTACTAGGAGTAGAAGTCGGACTAGACACAAATGCGCGAAAAAACCGTAGCGGGAAGATATTCGAGAACTTGGTCGAGTTGCTACTAAATAGGAAACTAGCAGGAATCAAAGACCTTAGGATTAAAAAGAACGACAAGAGCGTTAAAATTTCTAGGAGCAAGAACGCTGACTTTGTCATATACTATAAGGGAGAACCCAAAGTAATCATCGAATGCAGTTTTTACAGCGAAACAGGAAGCAAACCCATCGAAACGGCAAACTCATACATAGACCTACAAAAGAAAATCCAACAAAAGAACATATACTTCATCTGGATAACCGACGGCAGGGCATGGAAATCAATGGAAAACACAATCAACCAAGTCGCCAAGGAAATCGACTTCCTATTGAACTACAACATTGCCAGCGAAAAAATAGACAAGCTAATCGAGCACATTTTATCTGACAAGAACAATTCTCGACAGCCCTAG
- a CDS encoding FkbM family methyltransferase, whose amino-acid sequence MSNVSPTNKISFFLARFFSQLGGKLPLESVVIPFGRYRFIVPRRWLEASLLNIEHIYLLGDYERVPCMTCVEPGGAVLDLGAFVGLFSVRVACENRDVRVYGVEANPFACRYLEANYRLNGVRGGGVLCGAVGVRSGVARLFVADNGVNSSLVPGYVDDYSVKIGEVGVRVYSLREVFEKFQLDRVALVKMDIEGAEEGVLYSSRELVSPDRVERWIIEVHPPYSSPSRIVGLLEKGYRVATFYDYDAPGQVFVYGWTRR is encoded by the coding sequence ATGTCAAATGTCTCGCCTACCAATAAAATATCCTTTTTTCTGGCCCGGTTTTTCTCCCAGCTTGGGGGAAAGCTACCTCTAGAAAGCGTCGTGATTCCCTTTGGAAGGTACAGGTTTATTGTTCCTAGGAGGTGGCTGGAGGCCAGCCTGCTTAATATCGAGCACATCTATTTGCTGGGGGACTATGAGCGGGTTCCCTGCATGACGTGTGTGGAGCCAGGCGGGGCTGTGCTTGATTTGGGGGCGTTTGTGGGCTTATTCAGTGTGAGGGTGGCTTGTGAAAACAGGGATGTTAGGGTGTATGGTGTGGAGGCTAATCCTTTTGCCTGCCGGTATCTAGAGGCTAACTATAGGCTTAACGGGGTGAGAGGGGGTGGGGTTCTCTGTGGGGCGGTTGGTGTCAGGAGTGGCGTCGCGAGGCTGTTCGTGGCTGATAATGGTGTGAATTCTTCGCTTGTGCCTGGATACGTGGATGATTATTCTGTGAAGATTGGCGAGGTAGGGGTTAGGGTCTATTCTTTGCGGGAGGTTTTTGAGAAGTTTCAGCTTGATAGGGTGGCACTTGTGAAGATGGACATAGAGGGGGCAGAGGAGGGTGTTCTTTATTCTTCTAGGGAGCTTGTTTCCCCAGACAGGGTGGAGAGGTGGATTATAGAGGTTCATCCTCCCTACTCTTCTCCTAGCAGGATCGTGGGATTGCTAGAGAAAGGGTACCGTGTCGCCACGTTTTATGACTATGATGCTCCGGGCCAAGTGTTTGTGTATGGGTGGACGCGGAGGTAA
- a CDS encoding ABC transporter ATP-binding protein, which yields MSLVEAQNITIFYPNNEKPVVKNISFSIDGGECLLLMGPTGSGKSTLLLTIAGAIPHHIPGRVEGILTVAGKNALEVGMLGLVGDIGLLFQDPEIQIVMPIVFDEVAFPLENLKTPREKIIKRAQEALDKTSLGSFKDYPTDILSTGQKQKLALASIMAMDPKIYLLDEPTAHIDPKTAREIYSELSQLKRNGAAIILVEHRIEYVLDLVDKILYIDNGQGIMAQNMEELIEKVGLEKLLDSGVWIPASYLPSLNTEPQSINPTVEDADPTVQAKSLQVQLGGKIILHDIDFTAKRGETTVIIGPNGSGKTTLLKTIAGLIKPKNGQITVQGKKPSPTSVAYVTQIPDHQFTERTVEEEIRSVVSNGSRRTSLDPEQALKRFGLEKLRDKVVYELSQGEKRLVSLLEMILLDRPVYLLDEPTFGLDLKYSLLVLKNIEHLANSGKTVILVTHDSWLVTLLQSKIYGLSQGRIVFAGSLEDLLLNRDIWQRINFDPPSFLKEAEDPAQLKETLQDYRETLKQLARGDRQK from the coding sequence TTGAGCCTAGTTGAAGCCCAAAATATAACTATTTTTTACCCCAATAACGAGAAACCCGTCGTAAAGAATATTTCTTTTAGCATCGACGGGGGAGAATGTCTTCTACTGATGGGTCCAACTGGAAGCGGGAAATCTACCTTGCTCTTAACTATAGCGGGCGCTATACCACATCATATACCTGGAAGGGTCGAAGGAATTCTAACTGTTGCTGGAAAAAATGCCCTAGAGGTCGGGATGCTCGGGCTTGTTGGAGACATTGGTCTCCTGTTCCAGGACCCAGAAATACAGATAGTAATGCCGATAGTATTCGATGAGGTGGCCTTTCCACTCGAAAACCTGAAGACCCCTAGAGAGAAAATAATCAAAAGAGCCCAGGAAGCACTAGACAAAACCTCACTTGGCAGTTTCAAGGATTACCCAACAGATATACTTTCAACGGGACAAAAACAGAAACTAGCCCTGGCAAGCATAATGGCAATGGATCCAAAAATCTACCTCCTCGACGAGCCGACAGCACACATAGACCCCAAAACGGCAAGGGAAATATACAGCGAGCTCTCACAGCTAAAAAGGAACGGCGCGGCTATAATACTAGTAGAACACAGGATAGAATATGTCCTCGATCTCGTTGACAAGATACTATACATAGACAATGGCCAAGGAATCATGGCACAAAACATGGAGGAACTCATAGAGAAAGTAGGCCTAGAAAAGCTCCTAGATTCGGGAGTCTGGATACCTGCAAGCTACCTCCCCAGCTTAAACACAGAACCCCAAAGCATCAACCCTACAGTAGAAGATGCAGACCCAACAGTCCAAGCAAAGTCCCTACAGGTACAATTAGGCGGAAAAATTATCCTGCACGACATAGACTTCACAGCAAAAAGAGGGGAAACAACTGTCATAATAGGTCCCAACGGAAGCGGTAAAACTACCCTCCTCAAAACAATAGCAGGCCTCATAAAGCCAAAAAATGGCCAGATAACAGTGCAAGGAAAAAAGCCCTCACCCACCAGTGTAGCCTACGTTACACAGATACCAGACCACCAGTTCACAGAGAGAACAGTCGAAGAAGAAATCAGAAGCGTTGTGTCAAATGGATCCAGGAGGACCAGTCTCGACCCCGAACAGGCACTGAAAAGATTTGGTCTAGAAAAGCTCAGAGACAAGGTTGTCTACGAGCTAAGCCAAGGAGAGAAAAGGCTCGTATCCTTACTAGAAATGATCCTCTTGGACAGGCCAGTATACCTCCTAGACGAGCCAACCTTTGGCCTAGACCTAAAATACAGCCTCCTCGTGTTAAAGAACATAGAACACCTGGCAAACTCTGGGAAAACAGTAATCCTAGTAACACACGACTCATGGCTAGTAACACTCCTACAGTCAAAAATTTATGGGCTGTCCCAGGGCAGAATAGTCTTCGCAGGAAGCCTAGAAGACCTACTCTTAAACAGGGACATATGGCAACGCATAAACTTTGACCCGCCAAGCTTCTTGAAGGAAGCCGAGGATCCAGCTCAGCTAAAAGAGACCCTGCAAGACTACCGTGAAACATTAAAGCAATTGGCGAGGGGTGACCGGCAGAAATGA
- a CDS encoding purine-nucleoside phosphorylase: MPFHIRAERVSDRVIVVGDPGRARLISSILEDARLVNENRGLLTYNGFWRGREVTVATHGMGGAGATIVFEELIQLGGRFLVRYGTTGGIRENVEPGDFVVPVSAFYHPGGLFKQYFGDLCVSPAPDLELTWRLSESLRGRGLRVWAAPVVSSDAFYAETPEVVKRWSEFGAVSVEMECASLFAVSRLRGVRSSSVLLVNGNILYPGKRMISEGELEDRLLAGARIILDVLAELK; the protein is encoded by the coding sequence ATGCCTTTCCATATACGTGCAGAAAGGGTTTCCGATAGGGTGATCGTTGTCGGGGACCCGGGGAGGGCAAGGCTTATTTCCAGCATTCTAGAGGACGCTAGGCTCGTAAACGAGAACCGTGGGTTACTCACATACAACGGTTTCTGGAGGGGAAGAGAGGTTACTGTGGCTACCCATGGTATGGGCGGTGCCGGGGCAACAATTGTCTTTGAGGAGCTTATCCAGCTGGGCGGCCGTTTCCTGGTTCGCTATGGGACGACTGGCGGCATAAGGGAAAACGTCGAGCCGGGAGACTTCGTAGTGCCGGTTTCCGCTTTTTATCATCCCGGGGGGCTATTCAAGCAGTATTTTGGGGATCTCTGTGTCTCGCCTGCGCCTGACCTCGAGTTGACGTGGAGGCTGAGCGAGTCTCTTAGGGGTAGGGGTCTCCGTGTGTGGGCGGCGCCCGTTGTGAGTAGTGATGCTTTCTATGCCGAGACTCCCGAGGTTGTAAAAAGGTGGAGCGAGTTTGGGGCTGTGAGCGTGGAGATGGAGTGCGCTTCTCTTTTCGCTGTTTCGCGCCTGAGGGGTGTTAGGAGCTCATCGGTTCTCTTGGTTAACGGGAACATATTGTACCCAGGAAAGAGGATGATCTCTGAGGGGGAACTAGAGGATAGGCTTCTAGCCGGGGCTAGGATCATTTTGGACGTGCTTGCCGAGCTGAAATGA
- a CDS encoding PH domain-containing protein, which translates to MSREAFCWEGSPTRISYLGQYARALVPLASLGLVAVFRWFAGDFLRDVSGVASFVLREIWPDMPTLDALIYAGGVFLSLLLGLLVWVVALDIWVLVFEVFAYLAVEAVRVNLGIGLGLAGRVLFLALFSFAWMLLVDAQRKTYRYSVSHRGVAMSGGLLRRVERYVSGDAISDVIVVKPLLGRLFGFGHVVVVTPSQLGLGETYSLGGGATSRKGLGAIVGGGRAVREVLAKPWNCIFGVKNPDRVRDYILNGC; encoded by the coding sequence GTGAGTAGAGAGGCTTTTTGCTGGGAGGGGAGTCCCACTAGAATCTCTTATCTTGGACAATATGCCAGGGCACTGGTTCCCCTTGCTTCGCTTGGCTTGGTAGCCGTTTTCCGCTGGTTCGCGGGCGACTTTCTTAGGGATGTGTCAGGAGTGGCTTCTTTTGTTTTACGTGAGATTTGGCCGGACATGCCGACTCTCGATGCCCTTATATATGCTGGAGGGGTTTTCTTGTCATTACTCTTGGGATTGCTGGTTTGGGTTGTTGCCTTGGATATTTGGGTTCTTGTTTTCGAGGTATTCGCGTATCTGGCTGTGGAGGCTGTCCGGGTTAATTTAGGTATTGGCCTGGGGCTTGCTGGGAGGGTCTTGTTTTTGGCTCTTTTTTCTTTTGCATGGATGCTCCTAGTAGATGCCCAGCGTAAGACATACAGATACTCTGTGTCTCATAGGGGTGTTGCTATGTCTGGGGGTCTTTTGAGGAGGGTCGAGAGGTATGTTAGTGGTGACGCGATTAGCGACGTTATTGTTGTGAAGCCGTTGCTTGGCAGGCTCTTTGGCTTTGGCCACGTGGTCGTTGTTACGCCTAGCCAGCTGGGCCTCGGCGAGACCTATAGTTTGGGCGGTGGGGCAACTTCTAGGAAGGGGCTAGGGGCTATAGTTGGGGGTGGGAGGGCTGTTAGGGAGGTGTTAGCTAAGCCCTGGAACTGTATATTTGGCGTAAAGAATCCTGACAGGGTGAGGGATTATATACTTAATGGATGCTAG
- a CDS encoding ECF transporter S component — MMNEKLRIEELVLTAATSAVIGAIFLVWSNIVWDATKLLLGLSLTPIIYGVWFIGATIPAYIIRKPYVAVLGELLAAILELFYGSQFASTVLLYGFMQGLMSEAVFFLTRYKKWDWLTMALAGAAPALWAAPADTILYGITNPLTPEQRIVFWSLYFVSGAIFAGILVKAILDYVAKKSSLLDAFAVGKSVKKY; from the coding sequence ATGATGAACGAAAAACTAAGAATTGAAGAGCTGGTACTAACAGCGGCAACATCAGCAGTCATAGGAGCAATCTTTCTCGTCTGGTCCAACATCGTCTGGGACGCCACAAAGCTACTTCTAGGCTTATCACTCACGCCTATAATCTATGGCGTATGGTTCATCGGAGCAACAATCCCAGCATATATCATCCGCAAGCCCTACGTAGCAGTTCTAGGCGAGCTTCTCGCAGCTATACTTGAACTCTTTTACGGGTCACAATTTGCGTCCACAGTCCTCCTGTATGGCTTCATGCAGGGCCTAATGAGTGAAGCAGTCTTCTTCCTTACAAGATATAAGAAGTGGGACTGGCTTACAATGGCACTTGCAGGAGCAGCCCCAGCCCTCTGGGCTGCTCCTGCCGACACAATTCTCTACGGGATAACTAACCCCCTGACGCCCGAACAGAGAATCGTCTTTTGGTCCCTGTATTTTGTAAGCGGCGCGATATTCGCAGGGATACTTGTAAAGGCGATACTAGACTACGTGGCTAAAAAATCCTCGCTACTCGACGCCTTTGCGGTAGGCAAGTCGGTGAAAAAATATTGA
- a CDS encoding purine-nucleoside phosphorylase: MPKPLHILAKPEDIAPRVIASGDPARVKQLAGYLEGARLVNENRGFLVYTGKYKGVDVTVATHMIGAPSAAIVFEELIMLGAKLIVRFGTCGGFLPEMRVGDFVIATGASYSGGGTMNTYSPGECMAAVPDYEVLKALVDSASRLGLTFHLGPVISSDNFYSGLEYLNRWIARGMIAVDMEAATLFLVGRHRRIKTGASFVVSDVIGHAYEKMATAEELREAVDKASRAVLDAVVSVKV, encoded by the coding sequence ATGCCGAAGCCTCTACATATTTTAGCAAAGCCGGAGGACATTGCTCCGAGGGTCATAGCTTCTGGTGACCCTGCTAGGGTTAAACAGCTTGCTGGGTATCTCGAGGGTGCCAGGCTCGTAAACGAGAACAGGGGGTTCCTCGTATACACTGGGAAGTATAAGGGTGTAGACGTCACTGTGGCTACGCATATGATTGGTGCGCCTTCTGCAGCGATTGTATTCGAGGAGCTCATAATGCTCGGCGCCAAGCTCATTGTGAGGTTTGGGACCTGTGGGGGTTTCCTGCCAGAGATGAGGGTTGGTGACTTTGTCATTGCTACTGGGGCTTCCTATAGCGGGGGCGGCACGATGAACACTTATAGCCCAGGTGAGTGCATGGCGGCTGTCCCGGACTACGAGGTTCTAAAGGCGCTGGTCGACAGTGCGAGCAGGCTGGGCTTGACGTTCCACTTGGGCCCCGTGATCAGCAGTGATAATTTCTATTCTGGGCTCGAGTACTTGAATAGGTGGATTGCGAGGGGCATGATTGCTGTAGACATGGAGGCCGCAACGTTGTTCCTCGTGGGGAGGCACAGGCGGATAAAGACTGGTGCAAGCTTCGTGGTGAGCGATGTTATTGGCCACGCATACGAGAAGATGGCGACCGCCGAGGAGCTCAGGGAGGCTGTAGACAAGGCTTCACGGGCAGTGCTTGATGCCGTTGTAAGCGTGAAGGTTTAA